From Paenibacillus graminis, a single genomic window includes:
- a CDS encoding cache domain-containing sensor histidine kinase: MLIIIAVSGAFVYNRVSYLLKNNAERHIQQTAVQANGRLDALIGQIDSLMEQVANHPTIQQLLTEELDGKSVTFNQRQSLLQIISSYQAYMPSVGSLELYTADYRLLFPIKDGSLETRINNAYITAANTQKGRLVWIGVDPNDEESLLAIRQVSLMDRWFSRGGYLMARIQRSYFQLDDPLSGSDGGESVLLVNNEGELLGSSEEPQAELLPLLASKDQTVSFRGKEYVQVKLRSDKTNWTLLVLTPVSYVTKGLSVLRTVLLVSGGFGTLLFLIMSFVLSTMITRPIIQLIRAMRKSRLGVLTPNPESVSTIELRELNNTYNGMIANMNDLIRVVYEKEVLQSRTELKALQAQINPHFLFNTLEAFNWSLEEKGEEELAGLVVVMSRLFRYIIGNPNKDEWVTLGEEMEQVQRYLKIMEMRMGDRLSWNIQLGPEEAAVPVPKLLIQPIVENAILHGVESRVGSGTVSVRVAPAKRKGWTQITVQDNGPGMDADTLQSLYSALEGGPSISAKGTGIGLVNVQRRLKLYYEAEGTGVEGLNIESKLSEGTVITFEIPDNGGHTYEPGQ, translated from the coding sequence ATGCTGATTATTATTGCTGTGTCCGGTGCATTCGTGTACAACAGGGTCTCCTATTTGCTGAAAAATAATGCGGAACGGCATATCCAGCAGACTGCGGTGCAGGCGAACGGCAGACTCGATGCATTGATCGGCCAAATCGACAGCCTGATGGAGCAGGTGGCGAATCATCCGACCATTCAACAGCTGCTGACGGAAGAGCTTGACGGCAAATCCGTTACCTTCAATCAGCGGCAGTCTCTGCTGCAGATTATCTCCAGCTATCAGGCATACATGCCAAGCGTGGGTTCTCTGGAGCTGTACACAGCAGATTACCGGCTGCTGTTCCCTATCAAGGACGGCAGCCTGGAGACAAGGATCAATAATGCCTATATCACCGCAGCCAATACCCAAAAGGGCAGACTGGTGTGGATTGGAGTCGACCCAAACGACGAAGAGAGCCTGCTGGCCATCCGCCAGGTCAGCCTGATGGACCGCTGGTTCTCGCGGGGGGGCTATTTAATGGCCCGTATCCAGCGCAGCTATTTCCAGCTTGATGATCCGCTGTCCGGCAGCGACGGGGGCGAGTCTGTGCTGTTGGTGAATAACGAAGGCGAGCTGCTCGGCAGCAGTGAGGAACCGCAGGCGGAGCTGCTGCCGCTGCTTGCCAGCAAGGACCAGACGGTCAGCTTCCGGGGCAAGGAATACGTGCAGGTGAAGCTGCGCTCAGACAAGACTAACTGGACGCTGCTCGTGCTCACTCCGGTAAGTTATGTTACCAAAGGCCTCTCTGTTCTGAGGACTGTACTGCTCGTCTCGGGGGGGTTCGGAACCCTGCTCTTTTTGATTATGTCTTTTGTGCTGTCCACCATGATCACGAGGCCGATTATCCAGCTGATCCGGGCGATGCGCAAGTCCAGGCTTGGGGTGCTAACGCCTAACCCGGAGTCGGTATCCACAATAGAGCTTAGAGAGCTGAATAATACCTATAACGGCATGATCGCCAATATGAATGATCTGATCCGGGTCGTGTATGAAAAGGAAGTGCTGCAGAGCCGGACGGAGCTAAAGGCGCTCCAGGCGCAGATCAATCCCCATTTCCTGTTCAATACGCTGGAGGCCTTCAACTGGTCCCTTGAGGAGAAGGGCGAAGAGGAGCTGGCCGGGCTTGTTGTCGTCATGTCGAGACTGTTCCGGTACATTATCGGAAACCCGAACAAGGATGAGTGGGTTACATTAGGGGAAGAAATGGAACAAGTACAGCGGTATCTGAAAATTATGGAGATGCGGATGGGGGACCGCTTATCCTGGAATATTCAGCTTGGTCCCGAGGAGGCTGCTGTACCGGTGCCTAAGCTGCTTATTCAGCCCATTGTCGAAAACGCCATTCTCCATGGGGTGGAGAGCCGGGTAGGCAGCGGAACGGTTAGTGTCAGGGTTGCCCCGGCCAAGCGTAAAGGCTGGACGCAAATCACCGTTCAGGACAACGGGCCAGGGATGGATGCAGATACCCTGCAGTCCCTGTACAGTGCGCTTGAAGGCGGCCCATCCATCTCCGCTAAGGGAACGGGAATAGGACTTGTGAACGTACAGCGCCGGCTCAAGCTGTATTATGAAGCGGAAGGAACAGGCGTGGAAGGTTTGAACATTGAGAGCAAACTTTCCGAGGGCACGGTGATTACTTTTGAAATTCCGGACAATGGAGGGCATACCTATGAACCTGGGCAATAG
- a CDS encoding cold-shock protein, which translates to MYFRKKALEDLPQEDTAIWSCTKEGCTGWMRDNFAFQYVPTCWQCNSPMTRSMKILPMLVNTNSDMKAIKKGITIT; encoded by the coding sequence ATGTATTTTCGTAAAAAAGCACTGGAGGATCTTCCCCAGGAAGACACAGCCATTTGGTCTTGCACCAAAGAGGGTTGCACAGGATGGATGCGCGATAATTTTGCCTTTCAATATGTGCCTACCTGCTGGCAATGCAACTCTCCGATGACTAGAAGCATGAAGATACTGCCTATGCTTGTGAACACGAATTCGGACATGAAGGCAATTAAGAAGGGGATCACCATTACGTAA
- a CDS encoding cold-shock protein, translating to MQTGTVKWFNADKGFGFIEVEGGSDVFVHFSAITGDGFKSLDEGQRVEFNVTQGARGPQAENVVKL from the coding sequence ATGCAAACAGGTACAGTTAAATGGTTCAACGCAGACAAAGGTTTCGGTTTTATCGAGGTTGAAGGCGGAAGCGACGTATTCGTACACTTCTCCGCAATCACTGGCGACGGTTTCAAGTCTTTGGACGAAGGCCAACGCGTTGAGTTCAACGTAACTCAAGGCGCTCGTGGACCCCAAGCCGAAAACGTTGTAAAACTGTAA
- a CDS encoding MBL fold metallo-hydrolase — protein sequence MTLIMIAVSLVVLAAAAYIVMTFYPAFGRRASRKEKQIISRSLNYKDGKFVYPAATAMMENSAGSSFSILKDFIKGNPRSRPPQPLIPEKLLPGSIQESGDTRVTWFGHSAVLLEMDGVTLFLDPMLGRSPSPFPFVGGRRYSKQLPVEISELPRIDAVLLSHDHYDHLDYGSIKQLKDKVGMFIVPLGVGAHLQRWGVSREKIREQDWWDEIQYAGLTLTSAPARHFSGRSLLDRNSTLWCSWIIRGAETKIFFSGDSGYGPHFAEIGEKYGPFDLTLMECGQYDPRWADIHMLPEQTVQAHLDVRGALMIPIHWAAFTLSMHDWTDPVERVFSAAKAHGVRLATPRIGEPVYAGSAEVPSLAWWK from the coding sequence ATGACCTTAATTATGATCGCTGTATCCCTTGTGGTGCTGGCCGCAGCGGCTTACATTGTAATGACCTTTTATCCCGCTTTTGGACGACGGGCTTCCAGAAAGGAAAAGCAAATCATAAGCCGCTCGCTGAACTATAAGGATGGCAAATTTGTCTATCCGGCTGCAACTGCGATGATGGAGAACAGCGCGGGAAGCAGCTTTTCCATTCTCAAGGATTTCATCAAAGGCAACCCCCGCTCACGGCCTCCGCAGCCCCTGATTCCTGAGAAGCTGCTGCCCGGTTCAATTCAGGAGAGCGGGGATACCCGTGTGACCTGGTTCGGGCATTCCGCGGTGCTGCTGGAGATGGACGGAGTGACCTTGTTCCTGGACCCTATGCTCGGCCGCTCGCCTTCCCCATTTCCGTTCGTTGGCGGCAGGCGTTACAGCAAGCAGCTGCCGGTTGAGATTTCGGAGCTTCCCCGCATAGATGCTGTGCTGCTCTCCCATGACCATTATGACCACCTCGATTATGGCTCGATCAAGCAGTTAAAGGACAAGGTAGGCATGTTCATTGTACCGCTTGGCGTCGGCGCCCATCTGCAGCGCTGGGGAGTGAGCCGGGAGAAGATCCGTGAACAGGACTGGTGGGATGAGATCCAGTATGCGGGGCTTACTCTGACCAGTGCTCCGGCACGGCACTTTTCCGGACGCAGCCTCCTGGACCGCAACTCCACGCTCTGGTGCTCCTGGATTATCCGGGGAGCAGAGACGAAGATCTTTTTTAGCGGCGACAGCGGTTATGGCCCCCATTTTGCCGAAATTGGCGAGAAATATGGCCCTTTCGATCTGACACTGATGGAATGCGGCCAATATGATCCCCGATGGGCGGATATTCATATGCTTCCGGAGCAGACGGTTCAGGCGCATCTGGATGTTCGCGGGGCACTGATGATCCCCATTCACTGGGCGGCATTTACCCTGTCGATGCATGACTGGACCGATCCGGTGGAGCGGGTCTTCTCAGCGGCTAAGGCACACGGCGTTCGACTGGCGACACCGCGCATCGGCGAGCCGGTCTATGCCGGTTCGGCAGAGGTTCCCTCACTTGCGTGGTGGAAGTGA
- a CDS encoding HAD family hydrolase: MYQTYIFDLYGTLIDIETDEERPEIWERLSLHFSYHGLNISGVELQQRFLQERDRQLAAAAQHCAYPDFVMEEVFRAVARDLGGNPGQAWLHETVRWLRTLSMIKISLYSGVEGILRRLRSSGKKVFLLSNGQKTFIEAELTMLGILHLFDGVAISSEAGISKPDPLFYRYLTEKYGADLSSAIMIGNDPRTDMAGAAAVGIDSCYIRTASSPADVPVQSTVQIWDGDLRKIPGWNL, from the coding sequence ATGTATCAGACTTACATTTTTGATCTGTATGGCACACTGATTGATATTGAAACGGATGAGGAGCGGCCGGAAATCTGGGAGCGGCTGTCGCTCCATTTCAGTTATCATGGGCTGAATATTTCCGGAGTGGAGCTGCAGCAGCGTTTTCTGCAGGAGCGGGACCGGCAGTTGGCTGCAGCTGCACAGCACTGTGCGTATCCGGACTTCGTGATGGAAGAGGTGTTCCGTGCGGTGGCCCGCGATTTGGGCGGTAATCCGGGACAGGCCTGGCTGCATGAAACTGTAAGATGGCTGCGCACCTTGTCGATGATTAAGATCTCCCTATATAGCGGGGTGGAGGGAATTCTTCGGCGCTTAAGATCAAGCGGCAAAAAGGTATTTCTCCTCTCCAACGGCCAGAAAACCTTCATTGAAGCCGAACTCACCATGCTGGGCATCCTGCATTTATTCGACGGTGTGGCGATTTCGTCAGAGGCAGGGATCAGCAAGCCGGACCCGCTGTTCTACCGCTACCTGACGGAGAAATATGGGGCGGATCTAAGCTCTGCGATCATGATCGGCAACGATCCGCGTACGGATATGGCCGGTGCGGCGGCGGTGGGGATAGACTCCTGTTATATCCGCACAGCCTCCTCTCCGGCTGATGTGCCGGTACAGAGCACCGTCCAGATCTGGGACGGCGATCTGCGCAAAATTCCCGGCTGGAATTTGTAG